In a single window of the Planctomycetia bacterium genome:
- a CDS encoding PQQ-like beta-propeller repeat protein, translating into MREDSHAENDRSEVATLPTPLYLRGRVVYPLLALLYPVGLFLLIRAPRPRRAWKIVSAAALLPVFVLVVLIVLKPYWRFGGYMRGMADFSLDIDSLLNNPDGRLEAHRQAQAAGESPVLVNDVAELSWTDFRGPGRDGVCRNETISLDWQSDPPRELWRQPVGGGYASFVVAGGRAYTIEQRRRQEVVTCYEVASGREAWAFAYDASFEETLGGNGPRATPTYHDGFIFALGAQGHFHCLTADTGEVVWETDLLDGGAIPNLDWGLSGSPLVVDDLVIVTHSGKADPSIFAFDFRTGAKRWATAGSQGYSSPVLETICGVRQVLNLGGTELRSLDPSTGKVLWRHPWDTFMWINASQPLPIGGDRVFLSAGYGHGASVVQVTRDGDAWKTEEVWALVRSMQNKFSSSVIYQGHAYGLDEAILCCVDLATGERKWRSGRYNFGSVLLVNDHLLVLSEDGRLALIKAQPTEREEIGSVEILEGRTWNNFVVVGGLLLARNDRWMVCYDLTRIFHQ; encoded by the coding sequence GTGCGCGAAGATTCCCACGCCGAAAACGACCGGAGCGAAGTAGCAACTCTTCCGACGCCTCTATACTTGCGGGGCCGTGTCGTCTATCCGCTATTGGCGCTGCTGTATCCCGTGGGGTTGTTTCTGCTGATTCGCGCTCCGAGGCCGAGGCGAGCCTGGAAAATTGTGTCGGCGGCAGCGCTGTTGCCGGTGTTTGTGCTTGTGGTTCTGATCGTGCTTAAGCCGTATTGGCGGTTCGGCGGATACATGCGTGGCATGGCCGACTTTTCGCTGGACATCGACAGTCTGCTCAACAATCCGGACGGCAGGCTTGAGGCACACCGACAGGCACAGGCGGCCGGTGAGTCCCCAGTGCTGGTCAATGACGTTGCAGAATTAAGCTGGACGGATTTTCGAGGACCGGGCAGGGACGGCGTCTGTCGCAACGAGACGATCTCACTCGATTGGCAGTCCGATCCGCCGCGCGAATTGTGGCGTCAGCCGGTCGGCGGGGGGTATGCAAGCTTCGTCGTCGCCGGCGGCCGGGCGTATACGATTGAACAGCGCCGCAGGCAGGAGGTGGTGACGTGTTACGAAGTCGCCTCGGGCCGCGAGGCCTGGGCGTTTGCCTATGACGCGTCGTTCGAGGAGACGCTCGGGGGCAACGGGCCGCGGGCGACACCGACTTATCACGACGGTTTCATTTTTGCGCTCGGCGCACAGGGGCATTTTCACTGCCTTACGGCCGACACCGGCGAGGTCGTGTGGGAGACCGACTTGCTCGACGGCGGAGCGATTCCGAACCTGGATTGGGGACTCTCGGGATCGCCGCTGGTCGTCGATGACCTGGTGATCGTGACCCACTCGGGCAAGGCGGACCCGTCGATCTTTGCGTTTGATTTCAGGACCGGCGCGAAGCGCTGGGCGACGGCGGGCTCGCAGGGATATTCATCGCCTGTGCTGGAGACGATCTGTGGGGTTCGTCAGGTGCTTAACCTCGGCGGGACCGAGCTTCGATCGCTCGATCCATCCACCGGCAAGGTGCTCTGGCGGCATCCGTGGGATACGTTCATGTGGATCAACGCGTCGCAGCCTTTGCCGATCGGCGGCGATCGCGTGTTTCTCTCCGCAGGTTACGGTCATGGGGCCTCGGTTGTGCAAGTCACGCGAGATGGCGATGCGTGGAAGACGGAGGAAGTCTGGGCGCTGGTTCGTTCGATGCAGAACAAGTTCAGCTCGTCGGTGATCTATCAGGGCCATGCCTATGGGCTCGACGAGGCGATTCTGTGCTGTGTTGATCTGGCGACCGGCGAGCGTAAGTGGCGGTCGGGGCGCTACAACTTCGGCTCGGTTCTCTTGGTGAACGATCACCTGCTGGTTCTCAGTGAGGACGGGCGATTAGCGCTGATCAAGGCCCAGCCGACGGAGCGCGAGGAGATCGGGTCGGTTGAGATACTGGAGGGGCGAACGTGGAACAACTTCGTCGTCGTGGGCGGGCTGCTGCTGGCACGAAATGATCGATGGATGGTCTGCTACGATCTAACCCGCATATTTCATCAGTGA
- a CDS encoding IS1380 family transposase, with the protein MFFSSLGRKKIVADFTGGTLTSDAGGLLLREVERRLGLVDQLAGVINDPRDPARIQHDQRVMLAQRIFAIAMGYEDLNDHQALRSDPVLAVLTGRPPSADEPLASSPTLCRLENRVTRGDLARMSRVLVEQFIASYESPPEELILDFDATDDPIHGNQEGRFFHGYYDHHCFLPLYVFCGSRLLVSYLRPSNIDGAHHAWPILKLLVQRLRQAWPGVRIIVRGDSGFCRRRMMKWCDRHGVKYVLGLARNTVLEKAAESFMQAAEAQFATTQQKVRNFHEIEYAAQTWDRPRRVIVKAERLVQGPNVRFVVTNLTDRTPNDIYDGLYTARGDMENRIKEQQLGLFADRTSCHAFLANQFRLLLSSAAYVLVETLRRTALAGTELAEAQVNTIRLKLLKVAARVVVSVRRVVLRLSSSCPLQDLWRSLVPRLRLIPPAPS; encoded by the coding sequence ATGTTCTTTTCCAGTCTCGGCCGCAAGAAAATCGTGGCCGATTTCACAGGCGGAACGCTCACCTCAGACGCCGGGGGTCTGCTGCTTCGGGAGGTCGAGCGGCGTCTGGGCCTGGTCGATCAACTGGCCGGGGTCATCAACGACCCGCGTGATCCGGCCCGAATTCAACATGACCAGCGGGTCATGCTGGCCCAGCGCATCTTTGCCATTGCGATGGGCTACGAAGATCTCAACGACCATCAAGCCCTGCGGAGCGATCCCGTGCTGGCGGTCCTGACCGGGCGGCCGCCGAGCGCGGATGAGCCGCTGGCCAGCAGTCCGACCTTGTGCCGGCTGGAGAACCGCGTCACGCGCGGCGACCTGGCACGAATGTCGCGTGTGCTGGTGGAGCAGTTCATCGCGTCCTATGAATCGCCGCCGGAGGAATTGATCCTCGACTTCGACGCGACCGACGATCCGATCCACGGCAACCAGGAAGGCCGCTTCTTCCACGGCTATTACGACCACCACTGCTTCCTACCGCTGTATGTGTTCTGCGGCTCGCGGCTGCTGGTCTCCTACCTGCGGCCCAGCAACATCGACGGGGCCCATCACGCCTGGCCCATCCTGAAGCTGCTGGTGCAGCGCTTGCGACAGGCGTGGCCCGGGGTGCGGATCATCGTCCGCGGGGATTCCGGCTTCTGCCGCCGGCGAATGATGAAATGGTGCGACCGGCACGGCGTCAAGTACGTGCTGGGCCTGGCCCGCAACACCGTCCTGGAGAAAGCGGCCGAGTCCTTCATGCAGGCGGCCGAGGCCCAGTTCGCCACCACGCAGCAGAAGGTGCGGAACTTCCACGAGATCGAGTACGCGGCGCAGACCTGGGATCGCCCGCGCCGCGTGATCGTCAAGGCCGAGCGGCTGGTTCAGGGGCCCAACGTTCGATTCGTGGTGACCAACCTGACCGACCGCACGCCGAACGATATCTACGACGGTCTGTACACGGCCCGCGGCGACATGGAGAACCGCATCAAGGAGCAGCAGCTCGGGCTCTTCGCCGATCGCACCAGTTGCCACGCCTTCCTGGCCAATCAGTTCCGGCTGCTGTTGTCCTCGGCGGCCTACGTCCTGGTGGAAACGCTGCGCCGCACGGCCCTGGCCGGCACCGAACTGGCCGAGGCCCAGGTGAACACCATTCGCCTGAAACTCCTCAAGGTCGCCGCGCGGGTGGTCGTCTCCGTGCGCCGCGTCGTACTGCGACTGTCGAGCAGCTGCCCCCTGCAGGACCTGTGGCGATCCCTGGTTCCACGACTCCGCCTGATCCCGCCCGCCCCATCATGA
- a CDS encoding HD domain-containing protein produces MPETLDSHLLPTVRLLDALNCGALLLHRDGQIKYVNARLSEMAGQPSAELLGRDITSLYTSELDQNAVARRLSRFDEPHEGEFTMPRANGEVVPIIVSGKPLGASPPESDYRLVTVADISGQKRAETDAQEEFQVISRLSDTVIAQALELKRGNARLEEKVRERTCELHEANMEAIYMLAVASEAKDLDTGAHVLRIQHYVNLLALELGLPQHVAEEYGYSAILHDVGKMQVPDSILKKPGPLNGAERERMQLHCIAGERILSRKPFFEIARQIARSHHENWNGTGYPDRLAGEAIPLAARIAHLADIFDALTSERVYKAPWPPQQAAEEIIAERGAFFDPNVVSAFESLRATGRFTLPSVPRDE; encoded by the coding sequence GTGCCGGAAACGCTCGATTCACATCTACTACCGACGGTGAGATTGCTCGACGCGCTGAACTGCGGGGCGCTCCTGCTCCATCGCGACGGACAAATCAAATACGTTAACGCTCGGCTCAGTGAGATGGCGGGGCAGCCTTCGGCCGAGCTCCTCGGGCGCGACATCACATCGCTCTACACATCCGAACTAGACCAAAACGCCGTCGCACGGCGGCTGTCCCGGTTTGACGAGCCGCACGAAGGCGAGTTCACGATGCCGCGCGCGAATGGCGAAGTGGTGCCGATCATCGTGTCCGGCAAACCGCTGGGTGCGTCGCCGCCGGAGTCGGACTATCGGCTCGTGACCGTCGCGGACATTTCCGGACAGAAGCGGGCCGAGACCGACGCCCAGGAGGAGTTTCAGGTGATCTCTCGTCTGAGCGATACGGTCATCGCCCAGGCGCTGGAGTTGAAGCGCGGCAACGCCCGGCTGGAGGAGAAGGTCCGCGAGCGCACCTGCGAGCTTCATGAAGCAAACATGGAAGCGATCTACATGCTCGCCGTGGCCAGCGAGGCGAAGGACCTGGACACCGGTGCGCACGTCCTGCGCATTCAGCACTACGTGAATCTGCTGGCCCTCGAACTCGGGTTGCCGCAGCACGTCGCGGAGGAGTACGGCTATTCGGCGATCCTTCACGACGTGGGCAAGATGCAGGTGCCCGACAGCATCTTGAAGAAGCCGGGCCCGCTCAACGGCGCGGAGCGCGAACGGATGCAGCTTCATTGCATCGCCGGTGAGCGCATTCTTTCCCGTAAGCCGTTTTTTGAAATTGCTCGGCAGATCGCCCGAAGTCACCACGAGAATTGGAACGGGACGGGCTACCCTGACAGGCTGGCCGGCGAGGCAATTCCGTTGGCGGCGAGGATCGCCCATCTGGCGGATATCTTCGACGCGTTGACAAGCGAGCGCGTCTATAAGGCGCCGTGGCCGCCGCAGCAGGCCGCGGAGGAAATCATCGCGGAACGCGGCGCATTCTTCGATCCGAACGTGGTGAGCGCGTTTGAGTCGCTTCGCGCCACCGGGCGGTTCACATTGCCGTCAGTCCCGCGTGACGAATAG
- a CDS encoding ABC transporter permease, translating to MRSIRIICILAGRHVRVLSRSPATIAVVFLPSVVLYTIFTQIFAGPAGRPFRVAVIDEDQSPASRRLIEELVEQNVRIIRNESESAGAAPLTAESAQNLIRNQGKFRVALVIPKGFGEAPNMMSGPRHKGVIVYYDKLEPTESEIVVGMLQMAAGREFFEGMMRPLASVAGEQSTTAPANQKLLVRVDRRDVTSQRMKIAAKHTFLAGIVPMFLLFSAAAAARAILEALGTGEMRRLLAAPITPAHILLGEMLYALLIAMVQCYAMYLYAWLLFGVDIWAITGGLLLLTITTCLATTGFGVLIGSFCRNAEQIDSVGTVVVLAMSAVGGSMVPRWIMPEWMQKLGLLTINGWSYDGFMGLIQGQVLRGIMPECLVLTAIAIGSASLGSYLFARRLAANPTG from the coding sequence ATGCGCTCCATCCGCATTATCTGCATCCTCGCCGGCCGGCACGTTCGGGTGCTGTCGCGCTCGCCTGCGACAATCGCCGTCGTCTTTCTGCCGAGTGTCGTCCTCTACACCATTTTCACCCAGATCTTCGCCGGGCCCGCCGGCCGCCCGTTCCGCGTCGCCGTCATCGACGAAGACCAGTCCCCGGCATCGAGGCGATTGATCGAGGAACTGGTCGAGCAGAATGTTCGCATCATCCGCAATGAAAGTGAAAGCGCCGGCGCCGCGCCCTTGACCGCTGAATCAGCCCAGAACCTGATCCGCAACCAGGGCAAGTTTCGCGTCGCGCTGGTGATCCCAAAGGGCTTCGGCGAGGCCCCCAACATGATGTCAGGCCCACGGCACAAGGGCGTCATCGTCTATTACGACAAGCTGGAACCGACCGAATCGGAGATCGTCGTCGGCATGCTCCAGATGGCCGCCGGCCGTGAATTTTTCGAGGGCATGATGCGCCCGCTTGCCTCGGTGGCGGGTGAACAATCCACGACCGCGCCGGCGAACCAGAAGCTCCTTGTCAGGGTCGATCGTCGAGACGTCACTAGTCAGCGGATGAAAATCGCCGCCAAGCACACCTTTCTCGCGGGCATCGTCCCGATGTTTCTGCTCTTCAGCGCCGCCGCCGCCGCCCGGGCCATCCTCGAGGCACTCGGCACCGGCGAGATGCGCCGCCTCCTCGCCGCCCCCATCACCCCGGCCCACATCCTGCTCGGTGAAATGCTCTACGCCCTGCTGATCGCGATGGTCCAGTGCTACGCCATGTACCTGTATGCGTGGCTGCTGTTCGGCGTGGACATCTGGGCCATCACCGGGGGGCTGCTCCTGCTCACCATCACCACCTGCCTCGCCACTACCGGCTTTGGCGTGTTGATCGGCTCCTTCTGTCGAAATGCGGAACAAATCGATTCGGTCGGAACGGTTGTTGTGCTGGCGATGAGCGCCGTCGGCGGCAGCATGGTTCCCCGATGGATCATGCCCGAATGGATGCAGAAGCTGGGCCTCCTCACCATCAACGGTTGGTCCTATGACGGCTTCATGGGACTCATTCAGGGACAAGTACTGCGGGGCATCATGCCGGAGTGCCTCGTGCTGACAGCGATCGCCATCGGCAGCGCGTCCCTGGGCAGCTATTTGTTCGCCAGAAGGCTCGCCGCCAACCCCACCGGCTGA
- a CDS encoding AAA family ATPase codes for MANASSTLFGKSRHQGVRVVVTGQVGVDKKEFLEEVVRIASTRGKQVALCNVGDMMYKEAPDIVQGRILDLPRTRLNTLRRAVFKDIINLAERTENVIVNTHATFRWKHGLFEAFDFDHMTTLDADLYVTLVDNVDAVHERLLREHDIVHTLKDIMVWREEEILATEILAHAIGGHGKYYVLARGHAASTAESLYRLMFEQHRKRIYPSFPMSHVMDMPDVLAEIDGFRDALAEHFICFDPGDLDEKRLLFEAAEATKRGEGKITLEVNGRMLDFSVPAVTDVAPDIDSQIYARDFKLIDQSDMIVSYVPELPGGIPGLSSGVERELQHAFEGTKEVYVIWRPKKEPSPFITETATRVFPSVDDLFKHFQAKGYIGNYQLNLLRTGAPKERGRFG; via the coding sequence ATGGCGAATGCCTCATCAACGCTTTTCGGCAAGTCCCGTCACCAGGGCGTTCGTGTCGTGGTGACCGGTCAGGTCGGTGTGGACAAGAAGGAGTTCCTCGAGGAAGTGGTGCGCATCGCCTCGACCCGAGGCAAGCAGGTCGCGCTCTGCAACGTCGGCGACATGATGTACAAGGAGGCGCCGGACATCGTTCAGGGGCGCATTCTGGACCTCCCGCGCACAAGATTGAACACGCTACGCCGGGCGGTCTTCAAGGACATCATCAATCTCGCCGAGCGGACCGAGAACGTGATCGTCAATACGCACGCCACGTTTCGCTGGAAGCACGGGCTCTTCGAGGCGTTCGACTTCGATCACATGACGACGCTGGACGCCGACCTTTACGTCACCCTGGTCGATAACGTGGACGCGGTCCACGAGCGGCTCTTGCGCGAGCACGATATCGTCCATACCCTGAAGGACATCATGGTCTGGCGCGAGGAGGAGATTCTCGCGACGGAAATCCTCGCCCACGCCATCGGCGGTCATGGCAAGTATTACGTCCTCGCGCGCGGGCACGCGGCGTCCACGGCGGAGTCGCTGTATCGGCTCATGTTTGAGCAGCATCGCAAGCGAATCTATCCGAGCTTCCCGATGTCGCATGTCATGGACATGCCGGACGTGCTGGCGGAGATCGACGGCTTCCGCGATGCCCTGGCCGAGCATTTCATCTGCTTCGACCCGGGCGATCTGGACGAGAAGCGTCTGCTCTTTGAAGCGGCCGAGGCGACGAAGCGCGGCGAGGGCAAGATCACGCTGGAAGTGAACGGCAGGATGCTCGACTTCAGCGTGCCCGCGGTGACCGACGTCGCCCCGGACATCGACAGCCAGATCTACGCCCGCGACTTCAAGCTCATCGACCAGTCGGACATGATCGTCAGCTACGTGCCGGAGCTGCCGGGCGGCATTCCCGGCCTGTCATCGGGCGTCGAGCGCGAGCTTCAGCACGCCTTCGAAGGCACGAAGGAAGTCTATGTCATCTGGCGTCCGAAGAAGGAGCCCTCTCCCTTCATCACCGAGACGGCGACGCGCGTCTTCCCGTCGGTGGACGATTTGTTCAAGCACTTTCAGGCGAAGGGCTACATCGGTAATTACCAGTTGAACCTCCTGCGCACAGGCGCGCCGAAGGAGCGAGGCCGCTTCGGGTAA